taaattttaaatgaatttaaaatttgttttgaaGGTGATGCACCCCCTGCTCAGGATGCTCCAGCAGCTGCTCCTCCGACAGTGAAACCAACTGAAGTTGCAGCCCCTCCAACACCAACCCCTACAAGTACCGCAGGACCTATACCAACACAACCACCCCCAATACCACCAAAACCAACTGCACCAATGACATCAAAGCCAGGTAAATTGAAGAAGTAAATTCtgaaaaacaaacaacatttaaaataaatttttgttttttaaaatgtattcgtATAATTACCCAGAGCTGCATCACACAGCATAGTAAGATTGGTATACAGTATTGGGGTAGTTTAAATtcttattaaaaattaaaatgatatattatttactGAATTCTCTTATATATCATTTATTGTATAGTATCTGAAGTAAAACCGATTGCGGCTCAAAGTACTTCTAGTGGTGGAGCTGATGCTGGTGTACCATCAGAACATAGAGTAAGTGTTGTGGATAATCAACTCTAAAATGTCAATCAATTAATCCTAAATACcaacaaattaatataaacttTGAGGCTGCCTTGGCCACATAtccaaaatatattttctattcTTGTTAATAAGATAATCaagcatttaaaatttttttttgtattaacaGGTAAAAATGAACAGAATGAGACAAAGAATTGCGCAACGACTGAAAGACGCACAAAACACCTGTGCTATGCTCACCACGTTTAATGAGGTTGACATGACGTGAGTTTCCAAAACTTTTCTCACACATAAAGGTcccaaattacaataaaaaattggACATTGTGGGCAGATCAAATGTTGTCAGGTTTTGGAGACAAAATTACAGACAGATTGACTTTACTGTTGTcaattcttttttattaatacCTAAGATAAACTTAAGTCATTGTAAACATGCATGTTTTGCATTCTTTCCATCGTTGCTGTGTGGTATAGTTTAACTTTTAACTTCAATAGACTATTTTTggtgaaatatatttattaaaaatttttgTTGATCTAGAAATTTGATAGAATTACGTAAGACGCATAAAGATGAATTTTTAAAGAAGCATGGATTCAAGCTAGGCTTTATGTCTTCATTTGTGAAGGCCTCAGCCCATGCCTTGAATAGTGTACCTGTAGTGAATGCTGGTAAGTACAAATGATATCTAGATATTTAGTAAATATATACTACATGCAGGCAAGCGTCAGGACtgacaattaatttatattatatttttataaactcTGCTCAAATTTTGCTGAATctttttaattcttttattgcaacaaagtaaacattgttgaatttacaatattaaagtaacatcaaattattaaaaatacaagttcacattacaacatataaaaatgacattaaagtaatgataacattttatttaaaaaatataaaatgagcACTTTTAATTGTTTTCTCCCAAAATTAGGTTTCCAAAATGAACGCCAGACATTGGATATATCATGTTTATTTTAACTAATTTCatctaactactgtataattggagttggatagccgagtggttaggacacttgactgtcatacagatagacccgggttcaattcccgacaactcccagtccactcagctgtaaatgagtacctggttgaaaatactagggagaaaaaaggcggcatGGAAaagaactggccaccctaccacataatgccgaggcttagtacaatgagctcctaacagctcattccccctACGTTCAGAATGAATACGGGACTCAGCTTAACCTTAACTGTATAATTACTCCCACAGTTATTGATGGTACCGATATTGTATACCGTGACTATGTTGACATCAGTGTTGCCGTCGCAACTCCAAAGGTATAGTGACAACTTTTGCTTACAAATTATTACAATTGAATCTATTGAAGTGAGTATGATAAAACAATAGGTGAAAATCTACAGCCAATAATATAGGCACTTGTTCTTGTATTGTCCCACTTGCTCTGTTCATAATCAATTAATTGCAACCATGTTATTAGTCGACAAACCCGTGTCAGATGCACGTCTattcttttattatattttctaaataGAGGGCAGCAGACATATTTTTTGCCTGTCACTCTATATAGAAAATATAGGaatttacaattacattttaatgattacaatataaacataaaatgtcCTATGTCCATTTAAAATGGCTATAAACTGAATAGTGTTTAAAAGGAAGAGTTCTACTGTTTAACATAACTATATCATTACTGGTGTTTTTTGTTGCTATCTAGGGTCTTGTTGTTATCATTACTGGTGTTTTTTGTTGCTATCTAGGGTCTTGTTGTTCCAGTTATTAGGAATGTTGGTAGTATGAACTTTGCAGATATTGAAAGAACAATTAATGAATTGGGAGAAAAGGTAAATGTTGGTACTTATTACAGTATGAATTGGTCAGTTGGTTTGGTGAGTGGTCAGTTGGATGAATGATCAGTTTAACAAATGGTCAGTTGATCAAATGGCCAGTCAGTTGAATGATTAATGCAGTCACCTATTATTTGATCAATTGATTTGAACCCAGTATTATGAAAATGGAATGCAACTCTCTTTAGCATCAAtactttgtttgtttttttttaaaacaggcTCGATCTGGTACACTGGCAATTGAAGATATGGATGGTGGTACATTTACCATCAGTAATGGTGGTGTGTTTGGATCAATGTTTGGTACCCCTATTATCAACCCACCGCAATCAGCAATTCTAGGCATGCATGCTGTTGTAGATAGACCTGTGGCCATCAATGGAAAGGTAATGAGATATCTTAATAGGAAGATGTGTAGGACAAACTTGGTCCCGCATACCTCATCGGCAATACTGATTTGCATTTATATTGCCCTTTATATGATAAACATCTATAAGCACAGTGGTCCAAAACTTTCATCTCAAAGTGTCCTTTTGTGTAAAGTGATGCGGCAAAAGGCAAATATGACATGGGCTGAGATGAACCAGTACACCCGAGTAACCTCACACTCTTTCAAAAGATCCTGCGATTTTATCCGAGAGAACTTTATAATTCTCttctattgttttattttaattgtttgatttgcCATGAACATGTGAAAATAatgaacaattttattttatgttatgcCATGTTTATATGTACTTATATCaatgtatatgtacagtatgtatgtgtTTTATTTAACCTTTCTGTTTTGAACCTCACCTGGTATCTGGTTGTCCTGGCAATAGTATTCCCTAACAATGCACGTCCCCTGTTAATCCTGTCATGgtctatttattattcttttgaCGGTATCTTTATTAATGTAACTAGTCTTTAGTGGGTCTTCTATCACAAGCCCATCatcttttaaaatatgtttttctccttgtttgtttgtgtttttgtttgttttatgagaTGAATAAAGAGAAGTTATATAAATTAGAGATGACAATGTTGGCGATATACTATACAtatacccttttatttttctatacaattgtttttcttcttttcagGTTGAAATCAAACCAATCATGTACGTTGCCCTCACATACGACCATAGATTGATAGATGGACGAGAAGCAGTTATATTTCTGCGCAAGATCAAATCGGCAGTAGAAGATCCACATATACACTTACTAGACATCTAAGCATTAATAAGTGAGCTGTGTCAGGTTCtttttctactgcagtaactgctgTATTCTATTGCAGTAATCACTATGtattactgcagttactgcagtaatttaaTGATAACCTGGGGATTATTTACATATGTTTTATTTCAGATTAAAAGTGGTGACTGTTTATTACCTCTTTGTTGGGACTTTATCGGATTTATTTTACTGCAGAAATTGCTGTTTTCTACTGCAGTACTTGTAATGATAGATTGTGGTTTTATGTACCTTATTTGATTTCTGCAAACATCCAACAGCAAAGTGACAATCCCCAAATGACAGgcttagttagttagttagtattGTTGTATTCATAAAATATTGAAGGTGCGTTTGACGTGGTCATCGGCAGTAATCAAAAGTTGATTACTCTCGCTCACTAAAGATCGTGGCCCATTCATTTCccctcctccccccccccccacctacCACTCATTCATTCAGGGCCTGAtccaatatatttttaatgtggAGAACACTAACAATACatatagtattaatattttgtcaAAAATGAATATCAAAGCGTAGTCATTTTAGCTGTCAATACCCGCTGGATCCGCCTGGTGTTAAGACAGTATTTTTCGCATCACCAGTCACATTCAGTCGGTGTGAATGTGTCTCGGGTCACAAGCTATGCCAGTGTGGAGTACATAGCAATTTGCCATGTGCAGGAGTAATATACAGATTATACACTGGTTAATGGCACTAAATAATCTTTGGTAATCTACAGTAGTCTAAGCCCCCAGTTCAAAATAATCTACATCTACCCAATGCTTTGGAATAGCAAACTGATTGCAATGTATAGACCCAAATATACACCAAagaaaacagaataaaaatgcaatttagCAAGTCTCTTAGTTAcatattcatataaatattacaagAATGATTAAATAGATTTCTTATATTGTAAAAATCTCGTACTACAACAAGGACAAAAATACTTGGTATGACTCAAAAGTTCCATCATGTGGTTTTTATTGGTAAGTCTGAACATGGTATGATGCTGTTTCATGAGAAGTTTGCTTGCTTAATTGCTGTGTTATGACGTCATGGCACGAAAATAGCTATGACTCTCAAAACTCTCCACCATTCAAGTCTCTCTATTGACAAACCCATGTCtgttatgttatgtttgttCATGCAGTAGAGTCAATAATGAACTAGTATCGTTTTATAATGGACTGTGTTATTACTGCAGTGAGCTATTTGATGGTGCTGCAGTAGACAGTCTatacatacatttaaattttC
The window above is part of the Antedon mediterranea chromosome 10, ecAntMedi1.1, whole genome shotgun sequence genome. Proteins encoded here:
- the LOC140060373 gene encoding dihydrolipoyllysine-residue succinyltransferase component of 2-oxoglutarate dehydrogenase complex, mitochondrial-like; translation: MYFSLRKAGSIPTKLFTYCNQVTYCRVLRPLSSVCKTNIKSSSDTEFRLHCGKKYVNNHVTTQRWFHFGRPLYDEVRIIETPPFAESVSEGDVRWDKAVGDFVKEDETVGEIETDKTAIPIPAPASGVIVEFLVEDGSTVVAGQQLFKLNLSGDAPPAQDAPAAAPPTVKPTEVAAPPTPTPTSTAGPIPTQPPPIPPKPTAPMTSKPVSEVKPIAAQSTSSGGADAGVPSEHRVKMNRMRQRIAQRLKDAQNTCAMLTTFNEVDMTNLIELRKTHKDEFLKKHGFKLGFMSSFVKASAHALNSVPVVNAVIDGTDIVYRDYVDISVAVATPKGLVVPVIRNVGSMNFADIERTINELGEKARSGTLAIEDMDGGTFTISNGGVFGSMFGTPIINPPQSAILGMHAVVDRPVAINGKVEIKPIMYVALTYDHRLIDGREAVIFLRKIKSAVEDPHIHLLDI